Proteins found in one Mucilaginibacter gracilis genomic segment:
- a CDS encoding SusC/RagA family TonB-linked outer membrane protein, translated as MMLRNKSITIYSCVALILLLWSISMDAGAQVSTAAVITGTVTEAKTKATIPGVTVVEVNENDRQVAAAVTNIDGKYTIKVSSKSHKIRFAYIGFQSLTLPIGDKTVINAALKEAESNELMAVEVTAKSAKKISTGYGDVSERDKIGAVSTVTSEMLQGLPATSIDQMMQGQAAGVQITSNSGDPGGGATVTIRGQGSISAGNDPLYIIDGVPIISTPFDNTNGGNNYARVSPIADINPNDIEKIDILKDANAAAIYGARAANGVIVITTKRGKPGATSIVLNTQFVLLQSPRPIPVLNASEYKVMRLEAEQNNGNINPSSNTLLPLVDDPTYQFYWLYQANTDWPAALRQLGLTQNYNMTLQGGGESARYSFGTSYSDAKGSMINTGFKRFTGRFNLDYKVSNKLRFTANIAFTRSKVNALANNGGGTLYFNSLVRSPALPIYDVSYVDGSSLPNYMSYGGFYGFQDNPVAFAATSINASYSTNLKPNIRAELEVAKNLKFVSTASLDFVGENATYFQPAAATGVIWNSNQFNRLDTRDFERLQMISDSYLTYTKTFGRKLVTNYLLGNTFNTFKSNQLSAQAYATADFAMQTLGNSGGYNSVYSANATEAILSQFAKLDMVYDDSYGLNFTIRRDGSSKFGGDNKYGYFPSTGAYWRISNLKALKYSKVITNLKLRASWGQLGNSGIPNYAYISQFGQGANYLGLSGVSQTNPQLNHLKWETSESTNIGLDAGFFNDRLGLTVDVYNRVTKDLLYNLPVPASSGIPIPSGAQSATILTNLGNIRNRGIEVNLTGTPIAAKNFTWNASFNIATNINKVLSLPGGTVTTSDSFGGFTSQIKEGDALGTYYGLVFKGVYARDADAVVHDKNGNIVYELNGTTPRLMHIGSETGNVYKGGDAIYEDFNHDGVINDQDKVRIGDANPKFFGGMNNTFTYKNWSLRCFIQYQYGNNIIDGMRLQLESMTNTNNQAASVLRRWRTQGDVTDMPRALSTDTRNVLPSTRWVEDGSYARLKSLTLSYRFSPAFVRKLHLSNLDMFVTGNNLYTLTNYLGADPEIYVGNNPAFVGVDQGYTPQTKNYLFGLNVKF; from the coding sequence ATGATGTTAAGAAATAAATCTATAACAATATATTCCTGTGTAGCGCTTATACTGCTGCTATGGAGTATTTCCATGGATGCCGGTGCGCAGGTAAGTACTGCGGCCGTAATCACAGGAACGGTAACGGAAGCTAAGACCAAAGCTACCATACCTGGCGTTACCGTTGTTGAAGTAAATGAAAACGACCGTCAGGTGGCTGCGGCAGTTACAAATATTGATGGCAAATATACGATCAAGGTATCCTCCAAAAGCCACAAAATCAGGTTCGCTTACATTGGCTTTCAATCATTAACGCTACCCATAGGGGATAAAACGGTGATTAACGCGGCACTGAAAGAGGCTGAATCAAATGAACTGATGGCAGTTGAGGTGACCGCGAAAAGCGCAAAAAAGATATCAACCGGTTATGGTGATGTATCTGAACGGGATAAGATTGGCGCTGTATCAACGGTGACTTCGGAGATGTTGCAAGGACTCCCTGCGACTTCGATTGATCAGATGATGCAAGGCCAGGCTGCCGGGGTACAGATCACATCTAACTCGGGTGATCCGGGAGGTGGCGCAACGGTTACCATTCGCGGACAGGGTTCTATCTCAGCAGGAAACGATCCGCTTTACATTATAGACGGTGTACCAATCATTTCTACCCCGTTTGATAACACCAACGGCGGGAACAATTATGCGCGTGTTAGTCCGATTGCCGATATCAACCCCAATGATATTGAGAAGATCGATATACTGAAAGATGCCAATGCGGCCGCCATTTATGGTGCCAGGGCTGCAAATGGTGTAATAGTAATTACCACCAAACGCGGAAAACCTGGTGCAACGAGTATTGTTTTGAATACACAATTTGTATTATTGCAAAGCCCGCGGCCGATACCTGTACTCAATGCCAGCGAATATAAGGTGATGCGCCTGGAAGCAGAACAGAACAATGGTAACATTAACCCTTCATCAAACACCTTATTACCGTTAGTTGACGACCCAACCTACCAGTTTTACTGGCTCTATCAGGCCAATACAGACTGGCCAGCCGCATTAAGGCAACTGGGCTTAACCCAAAACTATAACATGACACTGCAGGGTGGCGGCGAAAGTGCGCGTTATTCTTTCGGAACATCTTATAGTGATGCAAAAGGCTCAATGATTAATACCGGATTCAAGCGTTTTACAGGTCGCTTTAATTTGGATTATAAAGTGTCTAACAAACTGCGCTTTACTGCAAATATCGCTTTCACCAGAAGTAAGGTAAATGCCTTAGCAAATAATGGTGGTGGTACACTATACTTCAACTCTTTGGTGCGTTCGCCAGCCTTGCCTATTTATGATGTGAGCTATGTTGATGGCAGCTCATTGCCCAATTATATGTCATACGGTGGTTTCTACGGTTTTCAAGACAATCCGGTTGCATTTGCAGCAACATCCATTAATGCTTCATATAGTACCAATCTTAAACCCAATATTCGCGCAGAACTGGAGGTCGCCAAAAATCTTAAATTTGTAAGTACCGCATCTCTCGACTTTGTAGGGGAAAACGCTACCTATTTCCAGCCCGCAGCGGCAACTGGGGTAATTTGGAACAGTAACCAGTTTAACCGGTTAGATACCCGCGATTTTGAGCGTCTGCAAATGATCTCAGACAGTTATTTAACCTATACCAAAACCTTTGGGCGTAAACTGGTTACCAACTATTTACTGGGTAATACTTTTAATACGTTCAAATCAAATCAGCTAAGCGCGCAAGCGTATGCCACTGCCGATTTCGCGATGCAGACATTGGGGAATTCGGGGGGCTATAACAGCGTTTACTCAGCTAATGCTACTGAGGCAATCTTGTCACAATTCGCAAAGTTGGATATGGTATACGATGATTCCTACGGATTGAATTTCACCATACGCCGGGACGGTTCTTCCAAATTTGGCGGTGACAATAAATACGGGTATTTTCCATCAACTGGTGCTTACTGGCGGATATCTAATTTGAAAGCTTTAAAGTACAGCAAGGTTATAACCAACCTAAAGCTGCGGGCTTCATGGGGGCAACTCGGAAACAGCGGCATACCTAACTATGCTTATATCAGCCAGTTTGGCCAGGGTGCAAATTACCTCGGATTAAGCGGTGTGAGCCAAACCAATCCCCAGCTCAACCACTTGAAATGGGAAACAAGTGAGTCAACTAACATTGGGCTAGACGCCGGCTTTTTTAACGATCGGTTAGGGTTAACAGTTGATGTGTATAATCGTGTTACTAAAGATTTATTGTATAATCTTCCTGTGCCGGCAAGCAGTGGTATACCAATTCCTTCCGGTGCTCAAAGTGCTACTATATTGACAAATTTAGGTAATATCCGTAACCGGGGTATCGAGGTCAACCTGACAGGTACGCCAATTGCGGCCAAAAATTTTACCTGGAACGCATCTTTCAATATTGCCACCAATATTAATAAAGTACTTTCTCTGCCTGGCGGAACCGTAACAACATCCGATAGTTTTGGCGGTTTTACCTCACAGATCAAAGAAGGGGATGCCCTGGGTACCTATTATGGTTTGGTATTTAAAGGAGTGTATGCCCGTGACGCCGATGCCGTTGTACACGACAAGAACGGAAACATTGTATACGAATTAAATGGAACTACCCCGCGTTTGATGCATATTGGCAGCGAGACAGGAAATGTTTATAAAGGGGGAGATGCCATATACGAAGATTTTAACCACGACGGGGTTATCAACGACCAGGATAAGGTGCGGATAGGTGATGCCAACCCTAAATTTTTTGGGGGGATGAACAACACTTTCACCTATAAAAACTGGAGTTTGAGATGCTTTATCCAATACCAGTATGGTAATAATATCATAGACGGTATGCGACTACAACTGGAAAGCATGACTAATACCAATAATCAGGCGGCATCGGTACTGAGGCGCTGGCGCACTCAGGGCGATGTTACCGATATGCCCCGGGCTTTAAGTACAGATACAAGAAATGTATTGCCCTCAACAAGGTGGGTAGAGGATGGCTCTTATGCAAGGTTAAAGTCGCTCACGTTAAGTTACAGGTTCTCGCCGGCATTTGTGAGAAAACTTCACCTTTCTAACCTGGATATGTTCGTAACAGGCAATAACCTGTACACACTAACCAATTACCTTGGTGCAGATCCCGAGATCTATGTAGGCAATAATCCCGCCTTCGTGGGTGTAGACCAGGGATATACCCCTCAAACTAAAAATTATCTGTTTGGCCTTAACGTGAAGTTTTAA
- a CDS encoding RagB/SusD family nutrient uptake outer membrane protein: MMKINSIKKIGRRVMALVILTLSVTNYGCNKFLDQKPADSLTRDQFFQNETDANAAMVGVYDALQGCVTQFLNWGEFRGDLVTATIQSTTNYPYYESFSPDATTNISIASDWTAVYKMIGRANIVIESVPGIVNLDRNFTQQKSDAIVGQARFLRALGYFYLVRAFKDVPLILSASSSDDVTFRVPKSSSSVVLDQIEADLSFAANVVPVQYSSVQQTRGFASKGAVYATLTDVYLWRAKYQQAVDASQKVLDNSLYSLVSGASWFSLFAQKNTSESIFEVQFDYKISENNSLRGVSGNFTVNPVLTNYYNIEQDVVRGLNNTYVNAGSFVFWKYSGLSVNGTTNISRPTDDPDFIIYRLADIMLLRAEALSHLDVPQKQEAINLLNQIRSRAGIATYVGIDGTVDGTLIESYILKERAMELAMEGKRWFDLVREATNDNNPDLLITAVSLGRTVGERALIRSRIIDPRSWYLPILSTELNRNPLLVQNPYYL; encoded by the coding sequence ATGATGAAAATTAATTCTATAAAAAAAATTGGCCGGCGGGTTATGGCATTGGTTATCCTAACCTTATCCGTAACTAATTATGGCTGTAACAAATTTCTGGATCAAAAGCCAGCTGACTCTTTGACCAGAGACCAGTTTTTTCAGAATGAAACGGATGCCAACGCAGCCATGGTTGGGGTTTACGATGCCCTTCAGGGCTGTGTTACCCAATTTTTGAACTGGGGAGAATTCCGGGGAGATTTGGTGACAGCTACAATTCAAAGTACCACAAATTATCCCTACTACGAGTCGTTTTCGCCCGATGCTACAACGAATATCAGTATCGCATCAGACTGGACAGCGGTTTACAAGATGATTGGCCGCGCCAATATCGTAATTGAATCAGTGCCCGGTATTGTTAATCTTGACCGTAACTTTACACAACAAAAGAGTGATGCCATTGTTGGGCAGGCACGTTTTCTCCGGGCCCTGGGCTATTTCTATCTGGTGCGTGCGTTCAAGGACGTCCCTTTGATTTTGAGCGCTTCAAGCAGCGATGACGTGACTTTTAGGGTGCCCAAATCTTCTTCTTCCGTAGTCTTAGATCAGATAGAGGCCGATCTGTCGTTTGCAGCTAACGTCGTACCGGTGCAATATTCTTCTGTTCAACAAACAAGGGGCTTTGCAAGTAAAGGGGCGGTTTACGCCACGCTGACGGATGTTTACCTGTGGAGAGCGAAATATCAACAAGCTGTGGATGCTTCGCAAAAAGTGTTGGATAATAGCTTGTATTCCCTGGTGTCTGGCGCTAGTTGGTTCAGCCTTTTCGCTCAAAAAAACACATCAGAAAGTATTTTTGAAGTTCAATTTGACTATAAAATTTCAGAAAACAATAGTTTAAGAGGCGTGTCCGGAAACTTTACCGTTAACCCTGTTCTTACAAATTACTATAACATAGAACAAGATGTGGTGAGAGGGCTTAACAACACCTACGTTAATGCCGGCTCATTCGTTTTCTGGAAATATAGCGGGCTAAGTGTGAACGGCACAACAAATATCTCAAGGCCAACCGATGATCCAGATTTTATAATTTATCGGCTTGCTGATATCATGCTCTTACGCGCTGAAGCACTCTCGCATTTGGATGTGCCCCAGAAACAGGAAGCGATTAATTTGCTGAACCAGATACGTTCAAGGGCTGGTATAGCCACCTATGTTGGCATTGACGGTACTGTAGACGGTACGCTGATAGAGAGCTATATTTTGAAGGAGCGTGCTATGGAACTGGCTATGGAAGGAAAAAGATGGTTTGACCTTGTACGGGAAGCTACCAATGACAACAACCCAGATTTGCTTATTACTGCCGTGAGTTTAGGGCGTACAGTGGGCGAAAGAGCGTTAATCCGTTCAAGAATTATCGATCCGAGAAGTTGGTATCTCCCTATCCTCAGTACTGAGCTTAACCGGAATCCATTGCTTGTTCAGAATCCATATTATTTATAG
- a CDS encoding fasciclin domain-containing protein produces the protein MVKERQSLMLDQIKQDTSLTLTIQALQIAKMDATLDTYGQFTFFAPNNNAWKQYIKGKGKAAITDFSTDQMKLVLTYLILPTRLYAANFVQGPQAVPSGAGDFLTLDISKGYKYNSIANGIAKVYQTDIAFSNGLVHKMDAVLDPPTLTVGQFLSQNPATYSVLTAGLQRAGLLDTLTLLNDKNNTRVALTLFAETNDVLKAAGITTFDNMPIADLKSLMQYHIIRGSAFSATYTPHTLAYPGLNLIERYDNTILTLDNSSWIYFNLADLKLINNSTIGLSASDILMRNGIVHNLDKHMVFDTTLDSKTSKRTQIWHYFSLATSYEWGVANFPPGSLPPTTASGSWRIYAESGTGTARGTINDLFYVPSALTDSLVTVVKSVRRGTYRIEANYKSGGRGTFQLMCGNDLIGKPLNYGTAYGPYLFEQKVFVGNYTFKQSGDIRLKFIPTIVGQLNLDSFVLTPIYK, from the coding sequence ATGGTTAAGGAACGCCAATCACTGATGCTGGATCAGATCAAGCAGGATACGTCACTAACGCTGACTATCCAGGCCCTTCAGATAGCGAAAATGGATGCCACGCTAGATACCTATGGGCAGTTTACATTTTTTGCGCCGAATAACAACGCATGGAAACAGTACATTAAAGGAAAAGGGAAAGCCGCTATTACGGACTTTTCAACCGACCAAATGAAGCTTGTGCTAACCTACCTGATACTGCCGACACGTTTATATGCGGCGAATTTTGTTCAGGGCCCGCAGGCAGTGCCATCAGGTGCGGGAGATTTCCTGACGCTCGATATATCTAAAGGTTATAAATACAATTCCATCGCCAATGGGATCGCCAAAGTATATCAAACCGATATTGCTTTCTCTAATGGCTTGGTACATAAGATGGATGCCGTGCTTGACCCGCCGACTTTAACCGTTGGTCAGTTCCTAAGTCAAAACCCTGCAACTTATAGCGTGTTGACGGCGGGTTTACAACGTGCCGGGCTGCTTGATACCTTAACGCTGCTCAATGATAAAAATAATACCCGCGTTGCTTTGACACTCTTTGCCGAAACGAACGATGTGCTCAAGGCCGCAGGGATTACTACTTTCGATAATATGCCGATTGCCGATCTCAAGAGTTTGATGCAGTACCATATCATTCGCGGTTCTGCCTTTAGCGCAACCTATACCCCGCACACACTGGCTTACCCGGGTTTGAACCTGATAGAGCGTTATGACAATACGATTTTGACGCTGGATAACAGTAGCTGGATCTATTTTAACCTCGCTGATCTTAAGCTGATCAACAATTCGACTATCGGATTGTCGGCAAGTGATATCTTGATGCGAAACGGTATTGTCCATAATCTGGATAAACACATGGTGTTTGACACAACCCTCGATAGTAAGACTTCTAAAAGAACGCAGATATGGCACTATTTCAGCCTGGCCACCAGCTATGAGTGGGGCGTAGCAAATTTTCCGCCGGGATCGCTGCCACCTACCACAGCATCAGGTAGCTGGCGCATATACGCGGAAAGCGGTACTGGAACTGCACGGGGAACAATCAACGATCTGTTTTATGTACCCTCCGCACTGACGGATTCGCTGGTTACTGTAGTAAAGAGTGTAAGGAGAGGAACTTACCGTATCGAAGCTAATTACAAGTCTGGCGGTAGGGGTACTTTTCAGCTGATGTGTGGTAACGACTTGATTGGCAAACCGCTTAATTATGGTACAGCCTACGGACCTTATTTATTTGAACAAAAGGTTTTTGTAGGAAACTACACCTTCAAGCAAAGTGGAGACATCCGCCTGAAGTTCATACCTACCATAGTAGGGCAGTTGAATCTGGATTCGTTCGTGCTTACACCGATATATAAGTAA
- a CDS encoding SusC/RagA family TonB-linked outer membrane protein, which translates to MIKFRLHAICFFCAAATCFGLWSPALGQSKQPIPKLSKTDSLIRALTLQKDVQDQQNPDVGYLGVKRQPSIGVVSTLLDNRYKELTAQSISALLQAQSAGVHVVNTSGAPGSGALVNIRGVATLNAGTTPLYIVDGIPIRSIRNQSPLALNADNDPLADINPHDIASITVLKDAYATAPYGIRGSNGVVIINTYGGTSGKTLLDVTVNSGVSFAPKELSVLNADQYRNMIIEQETSRGQTAAQIQSGMGRYLLLSTPTNQLWRYNNNTDWQKQMLRSGSLNDFNLLLRGGDAVAKYSLLAGYVNQGGVISNTNYSRFSARFNFDYKVGRKLTFLNTLSYVRSDKTLKDEGSSSNTNPLLLATLKSPTLTSLQHDNFGNTLRDPDSADYAGRNNPYAVINRMRTENSTNRILGKITAQYTFSPNLFLHIGLAGDFDRLNEIRFVPSAGFAPVTYVTRYSAQGNSTELMAINENTLNYEKTSASGISVISAYVGNSFQTTSLDSKYLKAINSTADQFVLNTGDPNFLDSLASSQPTWRLLSFFAGAQYSYKSKYSIGANIRADGSSRFAQGHQWGYFPSVAGSWHLSKEGFLAQNKLISDLTLRTSYGITGNDDVGYYAGYNSLVASPYQGYSAVKLGILGNPNFTWEKTQQFDGGIDIGFFKNGVELTANYYNRTTNDLLNAINLPGISGFKTYTVSEGSMRNRGLELSLATRVKKGAFGWTSGFNIAFNSNTILSLPDKINPIVNYSGGYASILAVGNSVGAYYGYNAVGVYSKTSDVHVKNGASNSAPFKGGDVMFEDVDHNGVIDTNDRKVIGNANPKFFGGFHNTFSYKMFDLAIFMDFAYGNQVYNAQRAALESMSNYDNQSTSILNRWRQEGDVSSMPRLQYGDPEGNNRFSSRWIEDGSYLRFKAVTLGYNMPLKSARLSSIFKSVRIQVTGQNLYTFTKYKGYGPEVGSAINQVQYSADYASLPQSRIIYLGVKLGL; encoded by the coding sequence ATGATAAAATTTCGACTCCATGCAATTTGTTTTTTCTGTGCAGCGGCAACTTGCTTTGGATTATGGAGCCCTGCATTAGGACAAAGTAAGCAACCCATTCCCAAACTTTCAAAAACAGATTCCCTGATACGTGCCTTAACATTACAAAAGGATGTACAAGACCAACAAAATCCTGATGTTGGATATTTGGGAGTTAAAAGACAGCCCTCTATTGGTGTTGTGAGTACTTTACTGGATAATCGCTATAAGGAACTGACCGCGCAATCCATAAGTGCGTTGCTACAGGCGCAGTCGGCTGGAGTACACGTCGTAAACACCTCCGGTGCTCCTGGTTCTGGTGCCCTGGTCAATATCAGGGGAGTAGCTACATTGAACGCCGGTACAACACCGCTTTATATCGTGGATGGTATCCCTATCAGGTCAATCCGCAACCAGTCTCCACTGGCACTTAATGCCGATAATGATCCTTTGGCTGATATCAATCCACATGATATCGCTTCTATAACCGTGCTAAAGGATGCTTACGCAACCGCGCCTTATGGCATAAGGGGCAGCAATGGTGTAGTGATTATCAATACATACGGCGGAACAAGTGGTAAGACCTTGTTGGACGTGACAGTAAATTCGGGCGTTTCTTTTGCACCTAAAGAGCTTTCCGTACTTAATGCTGATCAATATCGCAACATGATCATCGAACAGGAAACTTCCAGGGGACAGACTGCCGCGCAGATCCAGAGCGGTATGGGGCGTTACCTGTTGCTTTCAACGCCCACCAACCAACTGTGGCGCTATAACAACAATACGGATTGGCAAAAACAAATGCTGCGAAGCGGTAGTTTGAACGACTTCAATCTGTTACTACGCGGGGGTGATGCCGTGGCTAAATATTCTTTATTAGCCGGATATGTTAATCAAGGTGGTGTGATATCAAATACAAATTACAGCCGCTTTAGTGCCAGGTTCAATTTTGATTATAAGGTGGGGCGTAAATTAACGTTCCTAAATACCTTATCCTATGTAAGAAGCGATAAAACACTAAAAGATGAAGGTAGTAGCAGTAATACCAACCCGCTGTTACTTGCTACATTAAAAAGCCCAACGTTAACTTCATTGCAGCATGACAATTTCGGAAACACTTTGCGTGACCCCGACAGTGCCGATTATGCAGGGCGTAACAACCCGTATGCTGTAATTAACAGAATGCGTACAGAAAATAGCACCAATCGCATTTTAGGGAAAATTACAGCGCAATATACCTTTTCACCAAACTTGTTTTTGCATATTGGTTTGGCCGGAGATTTCGATAGGTTAAACGAGATTCGTTTCGTGCCTTCGGCAGGCTTTGCCCCGGTGACCTATGTAACGCGCTATTCTGCACAGGGCAATAGTACAGAACTGATGGCCATTAACGAAAATACGCTTAATTACGAGAAAACCTCTGCTTCCGGCATTAGCGTTATATCGGCTTATGTGGGCAACTCGTTTCAAACCACTTCTTTGGATTCGAAGTATCTGAAGGCGATCAATTCAACTGCAGATCAGTTTGTACTCAACACCGGCGATCCCAATTTCTTAGATTCATTGGCCAGTTCGCAGCCAACCTGGCGGTTATTGTCTTTTTTTGCTGGTGCGCAATACAGCTACAAATCAAAATACAGTATTGGCGCAAACATCCGCGCCGATGGGTCCAGCCGCTTTGCGCAGGGTCATCAGTGGGGATATTTTCCATCAGTTGCGGGTTCATGGCATTTGTCAAAAGAGGGATTTTTGGCTCAGAACAAGCTGATATCTGATTTAACACTAAGGACCAGTTATGGTATAACAGGTAATGATGATGTAGGTTATTATGCGGGTTATAATTCCCTGGTCGCTTCGCCTTATCAGGGCTATTCGGCTGTAAAGCTGGGCATTTTGGGCAACCCGAATTTTACCTGGGAAAAAACGCAACAATTTGACGGCGGTATCGATATCGGCTTTTTTAAAAATGGTGTTGAGCTTACAGCCAATTATTACAACCGTACCACCAACGATCTTTTAAACGCAATTAATCTGCCGGGCATCAGCGGTTTTAAAACCTATACAGTAAGTGAAGGTTCCATGAGAAACCGCGGACTGGAGCTTAGCCTGGCTACCCGGGTTAAAAAAGGTGCGTTTGGCTGGACCTCCGGATTTAATATCGCGTTTAACAGCAACACCATCTTGTCTTTACCTGATAAGATTAACCCTATCGTTAATTATTCCGGCGGTTATGCTTCTATTCTGGCCGTTGGCAATTCTGTTGGTGCTTATTACGGCTATAATGCTGTAGGTGTTTATTCTAAAACATCAGATGTTCATGTAAAGAATGGCGCGTCTAATAGTGCACCCTTTAAAGGAGGCGACGTAATGTTTGAAGATGTTGACCATAATGGTGTGATTGATACCAACGACCGCAAAGTAATTGGTAACGCGAATCCGAAATTTTTTGGAGGATTTCACAATACATTTTCTTATAAAATGTTTGATCTGGCCATCTTTATGGATTTCGCTTATGGCAACCAGGTATATAACGCCCAGCGTGCCGCTTTAGAATCAATGTCTAATTATGATAACCAGTCAACCTCAATACTTAACCGCTGGCGCCAGGAAGGTGACGTGTCATCCATGCCACGTTTGCAATATGGAGACCCGGAAGGAAATAACCGTTTCTCAAGCCGCTGGATCGAAGATGGCTCTTATCTGCGCTTCAAGGCGGTTACTTTAGGGTACAATATGCCTCTTAAAAGTGCAAGGCTAAGCAGCATCTTTAAAAGCGTGAGGATACAGGTTACCGGGCAAAACCTTTATACGTTCACTAAATATAAGGGCTATGGGCCGGAGGTAGGCAGTGCAATAAACCAGGTGCAATATAGCGCGGACTATGCAAGTTTGCCACAGTCCCGAATCATTTATCTGGGGGTTAAACTTGGTTTATAG
- a CDS encoding RagB/SusD family nutrient uptake outer membrane protein — MKIFYKKTSVFIALFCTAILTITGISSCKKFLDVAPTDVTRDQDFLTDYWDAQYMLRGAYQALQPLVDYIFVLGEVQGDWAKPGSGADSDIVQLAEHRAKPTNRYTNWSPYYDLINRANFVIKNVPRVPPDQNNFSDFIKNQYIGEAKYLRAFAYFHLVRNWGDVPYTNTVVDDISKVSYLSVTSRETILDSCEKDLTEAFAKTDFVANVFNDDGTLRVSNEQTRHRVTKGTVCALQAELYLWRNKYALANTACQAWQNTGQYTFLGNGSSPTGGDHWFDIFTLGNSLFNEGMFTCVFTYSTRETSTLMMLTSNDPAAGGKYMVAPSDIAIKTYNPNWPNSVSITNTATDDAYRGFGATYAGGAPSYNRVGSANPVIWKWLGTAKVAPASIDVPPPVRLPYRSEGDFHLTRQGDMYLLWAEALNRIGDKANSISKINSVRGRAGMPAASVSGITTASTNDQIEDFILRERGLELGYEGRRWYDLMRIARHGRPRVLIDAVEKRAPASLTPYLEATLTDQSKWLLPINENELKLNPNLKQH, encoded by the coding sequence ATGAAAATATTTTATAAAAAAACGTCAGTATTTATCGCGTTGTTCTGCACAGCGATACTGACGATTACCGGCATATCATCCTGCAAAAAATTCCTGGATGTAGCACCGACTGATGTAACCCGCGACCAGGACTTTTTGACCGATTACTGGGATGCACAATATATGCTTAGAGGAGCTTATCAGGCCCTGCAGCCGTTAGTAGATTACATCTTTGTGTTAGGTGAGGTTCAGGGCGATTGGGCAAAACCGGGCAGCGGGGCTGATAGTGATATCGTGCAGCTTGCCGAGCATCGTGCCAAACCAACCAACAGGTACACCAACTGGTCTCCTTATTACGACCTGATTAACAGGGCGAATTTTGTGATCAAAAATGTACCCCGTGTACCGCCTGATCAAAACAATTTTTCTGATTTCATCAAAAATCAATACATTGGTGAAGCGAAGTATTTACGGGCTTTTGCCTACTTTCACCTCGTTAGGAACTGGGGAGACGTGCCATATACCAATACGGTAGTGGATGACATCAGCAAAGTAAGTTACCTTTCGGTAACATCCCGAGAAACGATATTAGACTCTTGTGAAAAAGACCTGACTGAAGCTTTTGCCAAAACAGATTTTGTTGCCAACGTTTTTAATGACGACGGTACGTTAAGGGTCAGCAATGAGCAAACCAGGCACCGTGTAACAAAAGGTACCGTGTGTGCGCTTCAAGCCGAGTTGTATTTATGGAGGAACAAGTACGCATTAGCTAATACAGCCTGCCAGGCCTGGCAAAATACAGGGCAATACACTTTTTTGGGTAATGGCAGCAGCCCTACAGGCGGCGACCACTGGTTCGATATCTTTACGCTCGGAAATTCCTTGTTTAACGAGGGCATGTTTACCTGTGTATTTACCTACTCGACAAGAGAAACAAGTACGCTGATGATGCTTACCTCCAATGATCCGGCCGCCGGAGGCAAGTATATGGTGGCTCCGTCTGATATCGCGATCAAAACTTACAATCCAAACTGGCCTAACAGCGTCAGTATAACCAATACCGCCACCGATGATGCTTACCGTGGATTCGGAGCTACTTATGCAGGTGGTGCCCCATCATATAACCGCGTGGGAAGCGCCAATCCCGTTATATGGAAATGGTTAGGTACAGCTAAGGTGGCCCCGGCCAGTATTGATGTTCCGCCACCAGTAAGGTTGCCGTACCGGAGCGAGGGTGATTTCCATCTTACCCGCCAGGGAGATATGTACCTGTTATGGGCAGAGGCCTTAAACAGGATAGGCGATAAAGCCAATTCTATATCAAAGATAAACAGTGTTAGGGGCCGTGCAGGTATGCCTGCGGCGAGTGTATCTGGTATAACCACTGCATCAACGAACGACCAGATAGAAGATTTTATTTTGAGGGAAAGAGGCTTAGAGCTGGGTTACGAAGGCAGACGCTGGTATGACCTGATGCGGATAGCCAGACATGGCAGGCCACGGGTTTTAATAGACGCCGTGGAAAAGCGGGCGCCTGCATCGCTTACTCCGTACCTGGAAGCAACTTTAACAGACCAATCAAAATGGCTGCTTCCTATTAATGAGAATGAATTGAAGCTTAATCCAAACTTGAAACAACACTAA